The Erwinia sorbitola nucleotide sequence CAGCTGCCGATTATTGGCATCTGCCTCGGCCACCAGGCGATTGTCGAAGCCTACGGCGGCCATGTGGGTCAGGCGGGAGAAATTCTGCACGGGAAAGCTTCTGCCATCAGCCATGATGACCAGGGCATGTTTGCGGGTCTGAACAACCCGCTGCCGGTAGCGCGTTACCACTCGCTGGTAGGCAGCAACATCCCCGACGGGCTGACGGTTAACGCCACCTATAACGGCATGGTGATGGCCGTCCGCGACGACGCTAACCGCGTCTGCGGCTTCCAGTTCCACCCGGAATCCATTCTTACCAGTCAGGGCGCACGCCTGCTGGAACAAACCCTTGCCTGGGCGCTGGCGTGATCGAGGAGATAGCGATGAATACTATTCTGGAAAAACTTTACCAGTCCGAGATCCTGACGCAGGCAGAGAGCCACCAGCTGTTTTCCGCGATTATTACCGGACAGCTGGAACCAACACAGCTGGCAGCGGCGCTGATTGCCATGAAAGTGCGCGGCGAACAGCCGCAGGAAATTGCCGGTGCGGCCACCGCTTTGCTGGAAGATGCGAAACCCTTCCCGCGTCCGGATTATCCTTTTGCCGATATCGTCGGTACCGGTGGTGACGGCAGCAACAGCATTAATATCTCCACCGCCAGCGCTTTTGTCGCCGCGGCCTGTGGGCTTAAAGTAGCCAAGCACGGCAACCGCAGCGTTTCCAGCAAATCAGGCTCGTCAGATTTACTGGCCGCTTTCGGCATCAGTCTGGATTTACCTGCGGAGAAAGCACGTCAGGCGCTGGATGAACTGAACGTCTGTTTCCTGTTCGCCCCGCAGTATCACAGCGGTTTTCGCCACGCGATGCCGGTGCGTAAAGAGCTGAAAACCCGCACGCTGTTTAACGTGCTTGGCCCGTTAATTAATCCGGCACGCCCGCCGCTGGCAGTCATTGGTGTTTACAGCCCGGAGCTGGTGCTGCCGATTGCCCAGACGTTAAAAGTACTGGGCTACCAGCGTGCGGCGGTGGTTCATGGTGGCGGGATGGATGAAGTGGCCCTGCACAGCGCAACCCATGTGGCTGAACTGCGTGACGGCGAGATCACCAGCTACCAGTTAACTGCTGAAGATTTTGGTCTGAGCAACCACCCGCAGGAGGCGCTGGCCGGGGGTTCTCCGGAAGAAAACCGTGACATTCTGACGCGTTTACTCCAGGGTAAAGGCGAGCTGGCGCACGAAGAAGCCGTGGCGGCAAACGTCGCCCTGTTGCTGAAAATTTTTGGTCATGAAGACTTACGACAGAATGCACAACAGGCGCTGAAAACCATTCGCAGCGGCAAAGCCTATGAGCATGTAGTCGCACTGGCAGCAAGAGGATAATCATGCAGGAAACCGTACTCACTAAAATCGTCCAGGATAAAGCTCTCTGGCTGACAGAACGTCAGCAGCAGCAGCCGCTGGAGACTTTTCAGAATGATATAACGCCTTCTACCCGGAGTTTTTATGAGGCGCTGAAAGGTGCGCGCACCGTGTTTATTCTGGAGTGTAAAAAGGCGTCGCCATCAAAAGGCGTGATCCGTGCAGACTTTGATCCGGCAGTGATTGCCGAAGTGTACAAGCATTATGCCTCTGCCATTTCAGTGCTGACGGACGAGAAATACTTCCAGGGAAGCTTTGATTTTCTGCCCATCGTCAGCGCCATTGTGACTCAGCCGGTGCTGTGCAAAGATTTTATTATTGACCCGTATCAGATCTACCTGGCGCGTTATCACCAGGCTGATGCCATTCTGCTGATGCTGTCGGTATTGAACGACGATCAGTATCGTCAGCTTGCCGCCGTGGCACACAGTCTGAATATGGGCGTGTTAACGGAAGTTATCAGTGACGAAGAGCTGGAACGCGCCACGGCGCTGGGGGCGAAAGTGGTCGGGATTAATAACCGTGACCTGCGCGACCTCACAATCGATCTTGATCGCACCCGTCGCCTGGCCCCAAAGGTGGCCCATGGTGTAACCGTGATCAGCGAATCCGGCATTAACAGCTATGCACAGGTGCGCGAACTGAGCCACTTTGCTAACGGTTTCCTGATTGGTTCAGCGCTGATGTCTGAAGATGACCTCGCTGCTGCGGTACGCCGGGTTATTATTGGTGATAATAAAGTGTGTGGCCTGACCCGTGAGGAAGATGCCCGTGCTGCCCTGGAAGCGGGTGCCCTCTACGGCGGGCTGATTTTTGCCGAAGGTTCACCGCGTCAGATTAGCGTTGAGCATGCACAGCAGATCATTCCTGCGGCGGCACTGAAATATGTTGGGGTGTTTCGTAATAACAAAATAAGTGACGTTGTCACTTATTCTGAGCAGCTCAAGCTGGCAGCAGTACAGCTACACGGTGATGAAGACCGTGACTACGTAAACCAGCTGCGCGGCTTGTTACCCGAAAGCGTGCAAATCTGGAAAGCGTTCAGCATTCAAGAGAGCCTCCCCGCCCGCGACTGGGCTGGCGTTGACCGTTACGTGTTCGATCACGGCAATGGCGGCAGCGGTCAGGCGTTCGACTGGTCGCTGTTACAAGGTCAGCCGCTGGATAACGTGCTGCTGGCCGGCGGCCTCAGCGCAGAAAATTGTGTGCAGGCGGCACAGCTTGGCTGTGCGGGTCTCGACTTCAACTCCGGCGTGGAGAGTGCCCCCGGAGTGAAGGACGCAGGTAAAATTGCCTCAGTGTTTCAGACACTGAAAGCCTACTGATAAAGAGAAATAACATGACCAGATTAAATCCGTATTTTGGTGAGTTTGGCGGCATGTATGTGCCGCAGATCCTGATGCCTGCGCTGCTTCAGCTGGAAGATGCCTTTATCAGCGCCCAAAGCGATCCGGCGTTCCAGGCGGAATTTACCGACCTGCTGAAAAACTATGCGGGCCGCCCAACAGCACTGACGCTGTGTAAAAACCTGACTAAAGGCACCAAAACCCGCCTCTATCTGAAGCGCGAAGATCTGCTGCACGGCGGCGCGCACAAAACCAACCAGGTGCTGGGTCAGGCTTTACTGGCAAAACGCATGGGGAAAAACGAAATTATCGCCGAGACCGGTGCAGGCCAGCATGGCGTGGCATCTGCCCTTGCCAGCGCACTGCTTGGCCTGAAATGCCGTATCTATATGGGCGCTAAAGATATTGAGCGCCAGTCGCCGAACGTCTTTCGTATGAAGCTGATGGGCGCAGAGGTTATTCCCGTCCACAGCGGTTCCGCCACGCTGAAAGATGCCTGTAACGAAGCGCTGCGCGACTGGTCTGGCAGCTATGAAACCGCCCACTATATGCTGGGTACTGCCGCCGGCCCGCATCCGTTCCCGACTATCGTGCGTGAATTCCAGCGAATGATTGGTGAAGAAACCAAAGCACAGATTCTTGAAAAAGAGGGTCGCCTGCCGGATGCGCTGATCGCCTGTGTGGGTGGCGGTTCTAACGCCATCGGCATGTTTGCTGACTTTATTGATGATACCAGCGTCGGCCTGATCGGCGTTGAACCTGCCGGGCACGGTATCGAAAGCGGTGAGCACGGCGCGCCGCTGAAGCACGGTCGCGTTGGCATCTATTTCGGTATGAAGGCACCAATGATGCAGACGTCGGACGGACAGATAGAGGAGTCCTACTCTATTTCTGCCGGCCTCGACTTCCCATCCGTCGGGCCGCAGCATGCTCACCTCAACAGCATTGGCCGCGCTGATTATGTCTCGATTACCGATGATGAAGCGCTGGAGGCATTTAAAACTCTGTGCCGCAGCGAGGGGATTATTCCTGCTCTGGAGTCGTCACACGCGCTGGCTCATGCGCTGAAAATGATGCGGGAAAATCCAGAAAAAGAGCAACTGCTGGTGGTTAACCTTTCCGGCCGTGGTGACAAAGACATTTTTACCGTGCATGACATCTTTACTGCTAAGGGAGAAATCTGATGGAACGTTACGATCTCTGTTTTAAACGCCTGGCAGAGCGTAAAGAAGGCGCTTTCGTGCCTTTCGTCACCCTAGGTGACCCAACGCCGGAACTCTCTTTAAAGATTATTGATGCGCTGGTTGCCGGTGGCGCTGATGCCCTTGAGCTGGGCATCCCGTTCTCCGATCCGCTGGCGGATGGGCCAACTATCCAGAATGCCAACCTTCGTGCTTTTGCCGCAGGCGTGACACCGTCACACTGCTTTGAAATGCTGGCGGCTATTCGTCAGAAGTATCCGGAGCTGCCGGTTGGCCTGCTGATGTACGCAAACCTGGTGTTCTCTAACGGTATTGATAATTTCTATGCCCGTTGCCAGCAAGCGGGTGTCGATTCGGTACTGATTGCCGATGTCCCGGTTGAGGAGTCTGCGCCCTTCCGTCAGTCGGCTATGCGTCATAACATTGCGCCTATTTTTATCTGCCCGCCTAACGCCAGTGACGATCTGTTACGTGAGATTGCCTCACATGGCCGTGGCTATACCTATCTGCTGTCCCGTGCAGGCGTTACCGGTTCGGAAACCCGCGCCAATCTGCCACTAAAACATCTGGTGGATAAACTGCGTGAGTACCACGCCGCACCGGCTCTCCAGGGCTTTGGTATTTCTGAA carries:
- the trpCF gene encoding bifunctional indole-3-glycerol-phosphate synthase TrpC/phosphoribosylanthranilate isomerase TrpF, translated to MQETVLTKIVQDKALWLTERQQQQPLETFQNDITPSTRSFYEALKGARTVFILECKKASPSKGVIRADFDPAVIAEVYKHYASAISVLTDEKYFQGSFDFLPIVSAIVTQPVLCKDFIIDPYQIYLARYHQADAILLMLSVLNDDQYRQLAAVAHSLNMGVLTEVISDEELERATALGAKVVGINNRDLRDLTIDLDRTRRLAPKVAHGVTVISESGINSYAQVRELSHFANGFLIGSALMSEDDLAAAVRRVIIGDNKVCGLTREEDARAALEAGALYGGLIFAEGSPRQISVEHAQQIIPAAALKYVGVFRNNKISDVVTYSEQLKLAAVQLHGDEDRDYVNQLRGLLPESVQIWKAFSIQESLPARDWAGVDRYVFDHGNGGSGQAFDWSLLQGQPLDNVLLAGGLSAENCVQAAQLGCAGLDFNSGVESAPGVKDAGKIASVFQTLKAY
- the trpB gene encoding tryptophan synthase subunit beta, with amino-acid sequence MTRLNPYFGEFGGMYVPQILMPALLQLEDAFISAQSDPAFQAEFTDLLKNYAGRPTALTLCKNLTKGTKTRLYLKREDLLHGGAHKTNQVLGQALLAKRMGKNEIIAETGAGQHGVASALASALLGLKCRIYMGAKDIERQSPNVFRMKLMGAEVIPVHSGSATLKDACNEALRDWSGSYETAHYMLGTAAGPHPFPTIVREFQRMIGEETKAQILEKEGRLPDALIACVGGGSNAIGMFADFIDDTSVGLIGVEPAGHGIESGEHGAPLKHGRVGIYFGMKAPMMQTSDGQIEESYSISAGLDFPSVGPQHAHLNSIGRADYVSITDDEALEAFKTLCRSEGIIPALESSHALAHALKMMRENPEKEQLLVVNLSGRGDKDIFTVHDIFTAKGEI
- the trpA gene encoding tryptophan synthase subunit alpha, whose product is MERYDLCFKRLAERKEGAFVPFVTLGDPTPELSLKIIDALVAGGADALELGIPFSDPLADGPTIQNANLRAFAAGVTPSHCFEMLAAIRQKYPELPVGLLMYANLVFSNGIDNFYARCQQAGVDSVLIADVPVEESAPFRQSAMRHNIAPIFICPPNASDDLLREIASHGRGYTYLLSRAGVTGSETRANLPLKHLVDKLREYHAAPALQGFGISEAAQVKEAIGSGAAGAISGSAIVKIIERNVSHPEVMLEELTAFARSLKAATRS